In a genomic window of Acidobacteriota bacterium:
- a CDS encoding dihydrofolate reductase, which translates to MTSKRRISLIAAVSENGVIGRDNQLPWRLSDDFRHFKRTTLGHCLIMGRKTFESIGMKALKGRRNVIVTSRDSLDAEGEIVLAGSLEEATEKCRECEEIFIGGGEGIFTESLPVADRLVLTRVHANVDGDTRFPEVDFSQWTLVSSERHEQDDRNDHAFTIEVWERGQESGARIQDSGFRNQEPGARSQE; encoded by the coding sequence ATGACATCGAAGCGGCGGATATCGCTGATCGCTGCGGTCTCCGAGAACGGAGTGATCGGACGCGACAACCAGCTTCCATGGCGCCTTTCCGATGATTTCAGACACTTCAAGCGGACGACTCTGGGGCATTGTCTGATCATGGGCCGCAAGACGTTCGAGTCGATCGGAATGAAGGCTCTGAAGGGTCGCAGGAACGTGATCGTCACGAGCCGCGATTCGCTCGACGCCGAAGGTGAGATCGTTCTCGCCGGATCGCTCGAGGAAGCAACCGAGAAGTGCCGCGAATGCGAGGAAATCTTCATCGGTGGAGGGGAAGGCATCTTCACCGAGTCTCTTCCCGTCGCCGATCGTCTCGTTCTCACCCGCGTCCACGCGAACGTGGATGGGGACACGCGGTTTCCGGAGGTCGATTTCAGCCAGTGGACGCTCGTATCGAGCGAACGCCACGAACAGGACGATCGGAACGACCACGCGTTCACGATCGAGGTATGGGAGAGAGGGCAGGAGTCAGGAGCCAGGATTCAGGATTCAGGATTCAGGAACCAGGAACCAGGAGCCAGGAGCCAGGAGTGA
- a CDS encoding D-alanine--D-alanine ligase, with product MKILVVTGDHFAPDPEKRGNQFNEEDMVTHQAMVDALKSFSDLEVEVLNDHSGFLDRLREHPPDLMVNFCDTGYKNDIRLELHVPAYAELLGVPYTGSPPAAIVTCYDKAVVRMMADSLGIAVPRESFHRAGEEIDVDSIIYPSLIKPNKADGSLGITKDAVVRSATEARQYLEWLTAALPDRDILIQEYLPGPEYGLGVIGNATDIRFLPVLEVDFSRLPEGLNPILSYESKAHPDSPYWTDIGFKPASLPEDETREIVESARKLFGRLSLRDYARFDWRRSADGRIRLMEVNPNPAWANDGKLAYMAGMANIEYRDMLRMIIDAAVKRSTS from the coding sequence ATGAAAATTCTCGTCGTCACCGGAGACCACTTCGCGCCCGATCCCGAAAAGAGGGGAAACCAGTTCAACGAAGAAGACATGGTGACCCACCAGGCGATGGTCGATGCCCTGAAAAGCTTTTCCGACCTCGAGGTGGAAGTCCTCAACGATCACAGTGGCTTCCTCGATCGCCTTCGCGAGCACCCGCCCGACCTGATGGTCAATTTCTGCGATACCGGCTACAAGAACGACATCCGGCTCGAGCTTCACGTTCCCGCCTACGCCGAGCTTCTCGGTGTTCCGTACACCGGATCGCCCCCTGCGGCGATCGTCACCTGCTACGACAAGGCAGTCGTCCGAATGATGGCCGATTCGCTCGGGATTGCCGTCCCGCGCGAAAGCTTCCATCGCGCGGGTGAAGAAATCGACGTCGACTCGATCATCTATCCGTCGCTGATCAAGCCCAACAAAGCCGATGGAAGTCTCGGGATCACGAAAGATGCCGTCGTGAGATCCGCCACGGAAGCGCGCCAGTATCTCGAGTGGCTGACCGCGGCTCTGCCGGACCGCGACATTCTGATTCAGGAGTATCTTCCGGGCCCCGAATACGGCCTCGGTGTGATCGGAAACGCCACCGACATCCGCTTCCTGCCGGTACTCGAGGTCGACTTCTCCCGGCTCCCGGAAGGGCTGAACCCGATTCTCTCGTACGAATCGAAAGCTCATCCCGATTCGCCCTACTGGACCGACATCGGATTCAAACCGGCGTCCTTGCCGGAGGATGAAACGCGGGAGATCGTCGAGTCAGCCCGCAAACTTTTCGGGCGGCTCAGCCTGCGGGACTACGCCCGGTTCGACTGGCGACGGTCGGCCGATGGCCGGATCCGCCTCATGGAGGTCAATCCGAATCCCGCTTGGGCGAACGACGGCAAGCTCGCCTACATGGCGGGAATGGCGAACATCGAGTACCGCGACATGCTTCGAATGATCATCGACGCGGCGGTGAAAAGGTCCACGTCGTAG
- a CDS encoding dynamin family protein yields the protein MAEQLENVVSGETRKLLDEERELLVSLRETLEDEQEPEKRRINDLLDGLGELFTIVIVGEFNAGKSSLINALFGKRLRKEGPVPVDDQISILRWGEKEGRREASDWIIEQTYPVDLLKTIRLVDTPGTNSIIKRHQEITEDYIPRADLILFVTSIDRPLSESERAFLSYIGEWRKKIVFIVNKIDSKTPQEVDEVLDYLRSNIKSLFDVDPVIFPVAAKPALAAKLGEEGPRAWTQSRFEALEDYILRVLSEKEKLRLKLMAPLDTVLAILERQVSMIESRGTILQQDMKKIDEIVGRLEAARADLTDNFSRFITRIDNLIHELEKRGIDFLDRYIRVNHLMMLRDASRFREEFQRQVFHDWEGSVDRTIQEAVDWLVRQNMKLWESTVATFDRKSAFETAPGDIADVAGRQFVYTRDQIYSRIKAEAERRMQGYDIATESRHVIDDAVRGVVQSLGLGAGAIGLGYLTTLITSAAVDVTGFTAATMLLVSSFLILPYKRSKAKTEFRDKIERLREQMHESLERQSKIEIDRAIDAVREAFEPYLRFFRTENEKIERLSTKLRAIDDQARTLSSRIEQLEI from the coding sequence ATGGCCGAACAACTCGAGAATGTCGTTTCGGGGGAAACACGGAAGCTGCTCGACGAGGAGCGCGAGCTTCTCGTGTCGCTCCGCGAGACTCTCGAGGACGAGCAGGAGCCGGAAAAGCGCCGGATCAACGACCTGCTCGACGGCCTGGGGGAGCTCTTCACAATCGTGATCGTCGGTGAGTTCAACGCCGGAAAATCCTCACTCATCAACGCGCTCTTCGGAAAAAGGCTGAGAAAGGAAGGCCCGGTACCGGTCGACGATCAGATCTCGATCCTCCGATGGGGCGAAAAGGAGGGGCGCCGGGAGGCCTCCGACTGGATCATCGAGCAGACGTATCCGGTCGACCTCCTGAAAACGATCCGCCTCGTCGACACCCCCGGCACGAACTCGATCATCAAGCGTCATCAGGAGATCACCGAGGACTACATTCCTCGTGCGGATCTGATCCTCTTCGTGACGTCGATCGATCGCCCGCTGTCCGAGTCGGAGAGAGCGTTTCTCTCCTACATCGGCGAATGGCGAAAAAAGATCGTCTTCATCGTCAACAAGATCGATTCGAAGACGCCTCAGGAAGTCGATGAAGTGCTCGATTATCTCCGCTCGAACATCAAGTCGCTGTTCGACGTCGATCCGGTGATCTTCCCGGTTGCGGCGAAGCCGGCACTCGCCGCGAAGCTCGGGGAAGAGGGGCCGCGTGCATGGACACAGAGCCGCTTCGAGGCGCTCGAGGACTACATCCTGCGGGTGCTCTCCGAAAAGGAAAAGCTGAGGCTGAAGCTGATGGCGCCGCTGGATACCGTCCTCGCGATTCTCGAGCGTCAGGTGTCGATGATCGAGTCGCGTGGAACGATTCTTCAGCAGGACATGAAGAAGATCGACGAGATCGTCGGACGCCTCGAAGCAGCCCGTGCGGATCTGACAGACAACTTCTCGCGGTTCATTACGAGAATCGACAATCTCATTCACGAGCTCGAAAAGCGTGGCATCGATTTCCTCGATCGATACATCCGGGTCAATCATCTGATGATGCTGAGAGATGCATCGCGCTTCCGCGAAGAGTTCCAGCGGCAGGTCTTCCACGACTGGGAGGGCTCGGTCGACCGGACGATTCAGGAGGCAGTGGACTGGCTCGTCAGACAGAACATGAAGCTGTGGGAGTCGACGGTCGCCACGTTCGATCGGAAGAGCGCGTTCGAGACTGCGCCAGGCGACATCGCCGACGTCGCGGGCCGGCAGTTCGTCTACACGCGTGACCAGATCTACAGCAGAATCAAGGCGGAGGCGGAGCGACGGATGCAGGGCTACGACATCGCGACCGAGAGCCGGCACGTGATCGACGACGCCGTCCGCGGTGTGGTGCAGTCACTGGGGCTCGGTGCCGGGGCGATCGGACTCGGTTATCTCACGACTCTGATCACGAGCGCGGCGGTCGACGTCACCGGCTTCACCGCGGCGACGATGCTGCTCGTCTCGAGCTTCCTCATTCTTCCCTACAAGCGGAGCAAGGCAAAGACCGAGTTCCGCGACAAGATCGAGCGGCTCCGTGAACAGATGCACGAGTCTCTCGAACGGCAGAGCAAGATCGAGATCGATCGGGCGATCGATGCCGTCAGGGAGGCGTTCGAGCCCTACCTCCGCTTCTTCCGGACCGAGAACGAAAAGATCGAGCGCCTCTCGACGAAGCTTCGCGCCATCGACGACCAGGCGCGAACGCTCTCGAGCCGGATCGAACAGCTCGAAATCTGA
- a CDS encoding zf-TFIIB domain-containing protein, whose amino-acid sequence MRCPIDSSVLVIREIDGVNVHVCPADDGMYLERGELNRLAEPSSGDLEFSTVDLDSLEHQDTQGKRECPADPGTEMVKVEFNILSNIILDYCEKCRGFWIDQGELARIRQSVDSLEEAEDEVPDPPMLWLEKFLWNLPFPK is encoded by the coding sequence ATGAGATGCCCGATTGACTCGTCCGTGCTGGTGATTCGCGAAATCGATGGAGTGAACGTCCACGTCTGTCCGGCCGACGACGGGATGTACCTCGAGCGAGGCGAGCTCAACAGGCTCGCTGAGCCGTCCAGCGGTGATCTGGAGTTCTCGACGGTCGATCTCGACTCGCTGGAGCATCAGGACACGCAGGGAAAACGGGAGTGTCCCGCCGATCCCGGGACCGAGATGGTGAAAGTCGAGTTCAACATTCTTTCGAACATCATTCTCGACTACTGCGAAAAGTGCAGGGGATTCTGGATCGATCAGGGAGAGCTCGCACGGATCAGGCAAAGCGTCGACAGCCTCGAGGAAGCCGAGGACGAAGTTCCCGATCCTCCGATGTTGTGGCTCGAGAAGTTCCTCTGGAATCTCCCGTTTCCGAAGTGA
- a CDS encoding DUF3536 domain-containing protein, which produces MKRYVTIHGHFYQPPRENPWLEAVETEESAWPYHDWNERITSECYRPNGAARLLDEDGTIRRIVNNYERISFNFGPTLFSWLEEHAPDTYARIVEADSTSRERFGGEGPAIAQCYNHMIMPLASRRDRITQIRWGIADFRHRFGREPEGIWLPETAVDTETLELLLDHGIRFTILAPSQAEAVRADGTSEWKELGTAPVDTTRGYAVPLPSGRSIGVFFYDGPLSRSVAFDRLLDRGENFITSLSARCLASSEEFCLSHIATDGESYGHHHRHGDMALAWTLEKFDEIPEADITVYGQFLREHPPEHEARIRENSSWSCAHGVERWRSDCGCHTGGEAGWHQLWRTGLRNALDWLRDKLAEVFESGSGPLFENPWESRDRYIEVILDRNEENVLGWLEREMNRTPERGEAVRALQLLEMQRHSLLMYTSCGWFFNDLSGIETLQILRYAARAIQLAQSLTGSDLESEFLGLLSKAGSNLPARGDGSEIWKADVEPGVIGLRDVAAHCAVSAVFDAVEQESEVYCYRIQSRNFTRRTAGRAELMHGEITVTSLITLETEAFEMIVLYLGDLSLSGALAPAGNGFEKTLSRLIPSFDELDFMSVLRGIDELESTKPLSIRSLFSDDQRRILAEIQENELAEISSTWSDLYDRYVPLIQHHARLGIAFPRSMRIAAELGLTMQVRDEILSEQPDPDRLASLVREASSGSMHLDRDVLIFPLQRRIVHACHALSRDRSLESLRELSRLVECARALPFEVDLWTAQTTWDHIDKEEFAERSASANEGDAESKRWTDAFAALGEILAIRS; this is translated from the coding sequence GTGAAGCGCTACGTCACGATACACGGCCATTTCTACCAGCCCCCGCGGGAGAACCCCTGGCTCGAAGCCGTCGAAACCGAAGAATCCGCCTGGCCATACCACGACTGGAACGAGCGGATTACGTCGGAATGCTACCGGCCGAACGGCGCGGCGCGGCTCCTCGACGAAGATGGAACCATCCGCCGGATCGTCAACAACTACGAGCGGATCAGCTTCAACTTCGGTCCGACGCTTTTCAGCTGGCTCGAAGAGCACGCCCCGGATACCTACGCGCGGATCGTCGAGGCCGACTCGACGTCGCGTGAGCGCTTCGGAGGCGAAGGGCCGGCGATCGCGCAGTGCTACAACCACATGATCATGCCGCTCGCGAGCCGGCGCGATCGCATCACACAGATTCGCTGGGGCATTGCCGACTTCCGGCATCGCTTCGGGCGGGAGCCCGAGGGCATCTGGCTGCCGGAGACGGCCGTGGATACGGAGACGCTCGAACTTCTTCTCGATCACGGCATTCGTTTCACGATTCTGGCTCCGTCCCAGGCTGAAGCCGTTCGCGCGGACGGGACGTCGGAGTGGAAGGAGCTCGGCACCGCACCAGTCGACACGACGCGGGGCTATGCGGTTCCGCTTCCGTCGGGCCGGTCGATCGGCGTTTTCTTTTATGACGGTCCTCTCTCCCGCTCCGTTGCTTTCGACCGTCTTCTCGACAGAGGCGAAAATTTCATCACGAGCCTTTCCGCTCGGTGCCTCGCCTCTTCCGAGGAGTTCTGCCTGAGCCACATCGCAACGGATGGTGAATCCTACGGTCATCATCACCGCCACGGTGACATGGCTCTGGCCTGGACGCTCGAGAAGTTCGACGAGATCCCCGAGGCCGACATCACCGTGTACGGTCAGTTTCTTCGAGAGCACCCACCGGAGCACGAGGCTCGCATTCGGGAGAACAGTTCGTGGAGCTGTGCCCACGGTGTCGAGCGCTGGAGATCCGACTGCGGCTGCCACACCGGTGGAGAGGCGGGCTGGCACCAACTCTGGCGGACGGGTCTTCGGAACGCGCTCGACTGGCTCCGGGACAAGCTTGCCGAAGTTTTCGAATCGGGGAGCGGACCACTCTTCGAGAACCCGTGGGAATCGCGCGATCGCTACATCGAGGTCATCCTCGACAGGAACGAAGAGAACGTACTGGGCTGGCTCGAACGGGAAATGAATCGCACGCCTGAACGGGGCGAAGCCGTTCGCGCGCTGCAACTGCTCGAGATGCAGCGCCACTCCCTGCTGATGTACACGAGCTGCGGCTGGTTCTTCAACGACCTCTCGGGGATCGAGACCCTGCAGATCCTCCGGTATGCGGCGAGGGCCATTCAGCTCGCGCAGAGCCTGACCGGATCGGATCTCGAGAGCGAGTTTCTCGGGCTTCTGTCGAAAGCCGGCAGCAACCTTCCGGCGCGCGGAGATGGATCCGAGATCTGGAAAGCCGACGTCGAGCCCGGTGTCATCGGGCTGCGCGACGTCGCGGCCCATTGTGCCGTGAGCGCGGTTTTCGATGCCGTGGAGCAGGAGTCGGAGGTTTATTGCTACCGCATTCAGAGTCGCAATTTCACGCGGCGTACGGCAGGACGCGCGGAGCTCATGCATGGCGAGATCACGGTGACATCGCTGATCACGCTCGAAACCGAAGCATTCGAGATGATCGTCCTCTATCTCGGGGATCTGAGCCTTTCCGGGGCTCTTGCTCCCGCAGGTAACGGTTTCGAGAAGACGCTCTCCCGGCTGATTCCGAGCTTCGACGAGCTCGATTTCATGTCGGTTCTGAGGGGAATCGATGAGCTCGAAAGCACGAAACCCCTCTCGATTCGTTCCCTCTTCAGTGACGACCAGAGACGCATCCTGGCGGAGATTCAGGAGAACGAGCTCGCGGAAATCTCGTCGACCTGGAGCGATCTCTATGATCGCTACGTCCCGCTGATTCAGCATCACGCCCGGCTCGGCATCGCGTTTCCCCGAAGTATGCGGATCGCGGCCGAGCTCGGTCTCACGATGCAGGTGCGAGACGAAATTCTTTCCGAGCAGCCCGACCCCGATCGTCTCGCCAGTCTGGTGAGAGAAGCCTCGAGCGGTTCGATGCACCTCGACCGCGACGTCCTCATCTTCCCTCTTCAGCGGCGGATCGTCCACGCCTGTCACGCCCTCTCCCGGGATCGCTCGCTCGAGTCGCTGCGCGAGCTTTCCCGCCTGGTGGAGTGCGCGCGGGCTCTTCCGTTCGAAGTCGACCTCTGGACGGCGCAGACCACCTGGGATCACATCGACAAGGAAGAGTTCGCGGAACGCTCAGCGTCCGCGAACGAGGGCGATGCCGAATCGAAACGCTGGACCGATGCCTTCGCCGCCCTCGGGGAGATTCTCGCCATCCGGTCGTGA
- a CDS encoding amidase: MNIAVTVVLGALLVAPVIAQDQGSFPIEEATIASLQEAMESGRLTSEELVKIYLVRIESIDGPGNPSFREQLARRGPSLNSIIELNPDALKIARERDAERKAGRVRGPLHGIPIVIKDNIDTADRMMTTAGSLALEGNYAKQDAFIVGKLREAGAVLLGKANLSEWANFRSTRSTSGWSSRGGQTRNPYVLSRNPCGSSSGSAAAVSANLVTIAIGTETDGSVVCPSSANGIVGVKPTLGLWSRSGIIPIAHSQDTAGPMARTVEDAAILLGALTGRDARDEETTEGAGHSKSDYTSFLDPDSMKGKRIGVVREEFGFDPDVDALMDEAIEVMKKLGAEIVDPVELDTSGEYGESEYTVLLYEFKAGLETYLAEMPERVKSRTLADLIEFNEANEDRMMPYFGQEIFELANAKGPLTDAAYTSALKKNHDLSRREGIDETIATDNLDAIIAPTLAPAWPTDLVNGDHYIGGYSQPSAVSGYPHITVPLGFVHGLPVGVSFFGEAWSEPKLLGIAYAFEQATRARQAPKFLTEVEM, encoded by the coding sequence ATGAACATAGCCGTAACCGTGGTGCTCGGAGCTCTTCTCGTTGCGCCGGTGATCGCGCAGGACCAAGGGTCTTTTCCGATCGAGGAGGCGACGATCGCGAGTCTCCAGGAGGCGATGGAATCGGGACGACTGACCTCCGAGGAGCTGGTCAAGATCTACCTGGTCAGGATCGAGTCGATCGATGGACCCGGCAACCCCTCCTTCCGGGAACAGCTGGCACGGCGGGGTCCGAGTCTCAACTCGATCATCGAGCTCAACCCCGACGCGCTGAAGATCGCTCGTGAGCGGGACGCCGAGCGGAAGGCGGGGAGGGTTCGCGGCCCTCTGCATGGCATTCCGATCGTCATCAAGGACAACATCGATACGGCGGACCGGATGATGACGACGGCAGGATCGCTGGCGCTGGAAGGCAACTACGCGAAACAGGACGCGTTCATCGTCGGAAAGCTGCGCGAGGCGGGAGCCGTCCTCCTGGGCAAGGCCAACCTTTCGGAATGGGCGAACTTCCGTTCGACGCGCTCGACGTCGGGGTGGTCGAGTCGCGGAGGGCAGACACGCAATCCGTACGTGCTTTCTCGCAATCCGTGCGGCTCGAGCTCCGGAAGCGCCGCGGCGGTGTCGGCGAATCTCGTCACGATCGCGATCGGCACCGAGACCGATGGCTCGGTCGTCTGCCCCTCGAGCGCGAATGGGATCGTCGGCGTCAAGCCGACCCTCGGGCTCTGGTCGCGTTCCGGCATCATCCCGATCGCTCACAGCCAGGATACGGCAGGTCCGATGGCGCGGACCGTCGAGGACGCTGCGATTCTTCTGGGAGCGCTCACGGGACGCGATGCGCGTGACGAAGAGACGACCGAGGGTGCTGGGCATTCGAAGAGCGATTACACGTCGTTTCTCGATCCGGATTCGATGAAAGGAAAGAGGATCGGTGTGGTTCGGGAGGAATTCGGTTTCGATCCTGATGTGGATGCACTCATGGACGAAGCCATCGAAGTGATGAAGAAGCTCGGGGCCGAGATCGTCGATCCGGTCGAGCTCGATACGAGCGGCGAGTACGGAGAGTCGGAGTACACGGTCCTCCTCTACGAGTTCAAGGCGGGTCTGGAGACTTATCTCGCGGAGATGCCGGAGCGAGTGAAATCGAGAACGCTCGCCGACCTGATCGAGTTCAACGAGGCGAACGAGGATCGGATGATGCCGTACTTCGGACAAGAGATCTTCGAGCTCGCGAATGCGAAAGGGCCTCTGACCGATGCGGCCTACACGTCGGCTTTGAAAAAGAATCACGATCTTTCCCGTCGCGAGGGAATCGACGAGACGATTGCGACCGACAATCTGGACGCGATCATCGCGCCGACGCTCGCACCTGCCTGGCCGACCGACCTCGTCAACGGGGATCATTACATCGGAGGCTATTCGCAGCCTTCGGCCGTTTCCGGTTATCCGCATATCACGGTTCCGCTCGGGTTTGTTCACGGGCTTCCGGTGGGCGTTTCTTTTTTCGGAGAGGCGTGGAGCGAGCCGAAGCTGCTGGGGATCGCGTACGCGTTCGAGCAGGCGACCAGAGCGAGGCAGGCGCCGAAGTTTCTCACCGAGGTCGAGATGTGA
- a CDS encoding aminotransferase class I/II-fold pyridoxal phosphate-dependent enzyme, giving the protein MNKKRDLETRIVHGSSSHARNLGAVVPPIFTSSTFELSGDKAYEEIRYGRMSNSPTHDLLHDVLAAAESGETALVTSSGMAAITSTILGLLKPGDHAIFQNTLYGGTWDFVTRDLPELGISVERFNGNEAEMITDLIRPETKLIYSETATNPLLEVTDHEAVVRIARERGITTAIDNTFASPVNFRPLELGYDISLHSATKYLNGHTDLIAGAIITSRALMVPIRHKLVLLGGSLNGFDCHMMHRGLKTLALRIRKQNENALALAKALQSDDRVTVVNYPGLGSHPQHERAAALFDGFGGMLSFDVKGGVEVSKRLIDRLEIAIPAPSLGGVETLVSRPAVSSHAGVSPEDRREAGITDSLIRVSVGIESADDLIEDFLQAMG; this is encoded by the coding sequence ATGAACAAAAAGCGCGATCTGGAGACTCGAATCGTCCACGGCAGCTCGTCGCACGCTCGGAACCTCGGTGCCGTCGTCCCTCCGATCTTCACCTCCTCCACGTTCGAGCTGAGCGGGGACAAGGCCTACGAGGAAATCCGCTATGGCCGGATGAGCAACTCACCCACCCACGACCTCCTGCACGACGTGCTGGCGGCCGCCGAGAGTGGGGAAACGGCGCTGGTGACGTCGAGCGGTATGGCTGCGATCACCTCGACGATCCTCGGGCTTCTGAAGCCGGGAGATCATGCGATTTTTCAGAACACGCTTTACGGCGGAACGTGGGACTTCGTGACCAGGGATCTGCCGGAGCTCGGGATCTCCGTCGAGCGGTTCAACGGGAACGAAGCAGAGATGATCACCGATCTGATCCGTCCGGAGACGAAGCTGATCTACTCCGAGACGGCGACGAATCCGCTGCTCGAGGTGACCGATCACGAGGCCGTCGTCAGGATCGCCCGGGAGCGCGGGATCACGACCGCGATCGACAATACGTTTGCCAGCCCGGTCAACTTCCGGCCGCTCGAGCTCGGCTACGACATCTCGCTCCACAGCGCCACGAAGTATCTCAACGGCCACACGGATCTGATCGCCGGTGCGATCATCACGAGCCGGGCACTGATGGTGCCCATCCGGCACAAGCTCGTTCTTCTGGGAGGAAGCCTCAATGGCTTCGACTGCCACATGATGCATCGGGGCCTGAAGACGCTCGCGCTAAGAATCAGAAAGCAGAACGAGAACGCTCTCGCGCTGGCGAAAGCCCTCCAATCGGATGATCGGGTGACTGTCGTTAACTATCCGGGCCTCGGCTCGCACCCGCAGCATGAACGTGCGGCAGCCCTCTTCGATGGATTCGGCGGAATGCTCAGTTTCGATGTGAAGGGGGGAGTGGAAGTTTCGAAACGGCTGATCGACCGGCTCGAGATCGCGATTCCCGCACCGAGCCTCGGTGGCGTCGAGACTCTCGTGTCGCGACCGGCGGTCTCGTCACATGCGGGAGTTTCGCCCGAGGATCGACGGGAAGCCGGGATCACCGACTCGCTGATCCGGGTATCGGTCGGGATCGAGTCGGCGGACGATCTGATCGAGGATTTTCTGCAGGCGATGGGTTGA
- a CDS encoding thymidylate synthase — MQTYLDLIATILARGIEKSDRTGIGTRSIFGHQMRFDLARGYPLLTTKKMHTRSIIHELLWFLRGETNIAYLREHGVTIWDEWADEKGELGPVYGAQWRNWRGHDGEPIDQIEQVIEGIRKNPDSRRLIVSAWNVAEIDRMALPPCHTLFQFYVAGGKLSCQLYQRSADVFLGVPFNIASYALLTHMIAQVCDLEPGEFIHSLGDAHLYTNHLEQARLQLTREPRPLPRLELNPDVRSISDFTFDDITIHDYDPHPAIRAAIAV; from the coding sequence GTGCAGACCTACCTCGATCTGATCGCAACGATTCTGGCCCGGGGAATCGAGAAGTCCGACCGAACGGGCATCGGAACGCGAAGCATCTTCGGCCATCAGATGCGATTCGACCTCGCCCGGGGTTACCCGCTTCTGACCACGAAGAAGATGCACACCCGCTCGATCATCCACGAGCTGCTCTGGTTCCTCAGGGGCGAGACCAACATCGCCTACCTCCGGGAACACGGCGTGACCATCTGGGATGAATGGGCAGACGAAAAGGGAGAGCTCGGGCCGGTGTACGGGGCGCAGTGGCGGAACTGGCGGGGTCACGATGGGGAGCCGATCGATCAGATCGAGCAAGTCATCGAAGGGATTCGCAAAAATCCGGACTCGCGGCGGCTCATCGTCAGCGCCTGGAATGTCGCGGAAATCGACCGGATGGCGCTCCCCCCCTGCCATACGCTCTTCCAGTTCTATGTGGCCGGCGGAAAGCTCTCCTGCCAGCTCTATCAGCGTAGCGCCGACGTTTTCCTCGGAGTCCCGTTCAACATCGCCTCATACGCCCTGCTGACGCACATGATCGCGCAGGTCTGCGACCTCGAGCCCGGCGAATTCATTCATTCCCTCGGAGATGCTCATCTCTACACGAATCACCTCGAGCAGGCGCGCCTCCAGCTCACTCGGGAACCACGTCCGCTTCCTCGTCTCGAGCTGAACCCGGACGTTCGCTCGATCTCCGACTTCACCTTCGACGACATCACCATCCACGATTACGACCCGCACCCGGCGATCCGCGCCGCGATTGCAGTCTGA